One window of Streptomyces sp. NBC_00273 genomic DNA carries:
- the mobL gene encoding relaxase MobL yields the protein MGLKQDIVIVNEFSVPLPGGTGSRGATPGDYVTRYMARAQATESLAPIQRLRTDDFILRYTARESAVGRVGISRGATKHEMRQAQGDGGVAFGYGSVSLSDEQLKAASKDIQHYFDAGHTVLKTVLSFDEEYLRKQKIIDDDFRCEARGDYRGHIDQMKLRMAIMYGLERMSSGTSGFDDLRYVGVIQVDTEHVHCHLAMVDGGRGQVTKDGTQRGKLLDRHKSRLRRGVDAWLEEKQAVAHLSSAVGYERRNVTTFIKRWAHERIRAESLPQFLLACLPGDRTLWRAGSNDARMRKANQLVTELVKEQLERAGSPMPEAMERIVDYANERRAKEHLSTEEWQKLVEQGRTQITERAVNGIYQMLRAMQESELRVRTPMLEVMGMDYQQMAALAADRQLDHENTEADLVSFGFRLRSYASRLQHHREKVGVYRDLAHQWERAEKAGAAAEDSRPLYAFYRFEEDYHWRLMSKYRHFLPFAGDAGAWREQQQDVAAYGQRLLSLMTLRADASLQRMKDSEEAENLGRTIYDQPGGRLLTEGERGRAVLDARIRTMKQSYDQKLDGLRADLASSGLVLRVGSSAADRPSTETDAVSTDFEVVVGAAYDFDEVKGLDLHHLGYDFVADVKIGPRAHQAFVETARDRRRLLLAAMDYLDQSGQAEAIPDLPVNDVAAMTRVSRELTPQQTGAGSGSLVLRSRIAELRAGREQAERMRRSKASSLDAGLVVRVQARVDQAVTTPDAEMAFDSHQPSI from the coding sequence ATGGGCCTGAAGCAGGACATCGTGATCGTGAATGAGTTCAGTGTGCCGCTGCCCGGCGGCACGGGATCGCGCGGCGCGACGCCGGGCGACTACGTCACCCGGTACATGGCCCGCGCGCAGGCGACGGAGTCTCTGGCTCCGATCCAGCGCCTGCGCACCGACGACTTCATCCTGCGCTACACGGCGCGGGAGTCCGCCGTCGGGCGCGTCGGCATCTCGCGGGGTGCGACGAAGCACGAGATGCGCCAGGCCCAAGGCGACGGCGGCGTGGCTTTCGGCTACGGCTCGGTCTCGCTCTCGGACGAACAGCTCAAGGCGGCCAGCAAGGACATCCAGCACTACTTCGACGCGGGGCACACCGTGTTGAAGACCGTGCTGTCCTTCGACGAGGAGTACCTGCGGAAGCAAAAGATCATCGACGATGACTTCCGCTGCGAAGCCCGCGGTGACTACCGCGGCCACATCGATCAGATGAAGCTGCGCATGGCGATCATGTACGGCCTGGAGCGGATGAGCTCGGGCACCAGCGGCTTCGACGACCTGCGGTACGTGGGGGTCATCCAGGTCGACACCGAGCATGTGCACTGCCACCTGGCCATGGTCGACGGCGGCCGGGGCCAGGTGACGAAGGACGGCACACAGCGCGGCAAGCTGCTGGACCGGCACAAGTCCCGGCTCCGCCGCGGCGTCGATGCCTGGCTCGAGGAGAAGCAGGCGGTGGCTCACCTCTCCAGCGCCGTCGGCTACGAGCGGCGCAACGTCACCACCTTCATCAAGCGGTGGGCGCACGAGCGAATCCGTGCCGAGTCCCTGCCGCAGTTTCTGCTCGCCTGCCTGCCCGGGGACCGAACGCTTTGGCGCGCCGGCTCGAACGACGCTCGCATGCGCAAGGCGAACCAGCTGGTGACCGAGCTCGTGAAGGAGCAGCTCGAACGTGCTGGGTCCCCGATGCCGGAGGCCATGGAGCGCATCGTCGACTACGCGAACGAGCGCCGTGCGAAGGAGCATCTGAGCACGGAGGAATGGCAGAAGCTGGTCGAGCAGGGACGTACGCAGATCACGGAGCGCGCCGTCAACGGCATCTACCAGATGCTGCGAGCCATGCAGGAGTCGGAACTGCGAGTGCGCACGCCGATGCTCGAAGTCATGGGGATGGACTATCAGCAGATGGCGGCGCTGGCTGCAGATCGTCAGCTGGACCACGAGAACACGGAAGCCGATCTGGTCTCCTTCGGCTTCCGGCTGCGCAGCTACGCCTCACGTCTGCAGCATCACCGGGAGAAGGTCGGGGTCTATCGCGATCTCGCTCACCAGTGGGAACGGGCCGAGAAGGCCGGTGCCGCCGCCGAGGATTCGCGCCCGCTCTACGCCTTCTATCGCTTCGAGGAGGACTACCACTGGAGGCTGATGAGCAAGTACCGGCACTTCCTACCCTTTGCCGGGGATGCAGGCGCATGGCGCGAGCAGCAACAGGACGTGGCGGCCTACGGACAGCGGTTGCTCTCGCTCATGACCCTGCGCGCGGATGCCTCTCTGCAGCGGATGAAAGACTCCGAGGAGGCCGAGAACCTGGGCCGGACCATCTACGATCAGCCCGGCGGCAGGCTCCTGACCGAGGGCGAGCGCGGCCGGGCGGTGCTGGACGCGCGCATTCGGACGATGAAGCAGTCCTATGACCAGAAGCTGGACGGCCTCCGGGCCGATCTCGCTTCCTCCGGCCTGGTGCTGCGCGTGGGGTCGAGCGCCGCGGATCGGCCGAGTACGGAGACCGACGCGGTCAGCACGGACTTCGAGGTCGTCGTCGGTGCCGCGTATGACTTCGACGAGGTCAAGGGCTTGGATCTACACCACCTGGGCTACGACTTCGTCGCCGACGTCAAGATCGGGCCGCGCGCACACCAGGCCTTCGTCGAGACGGCCAGGGATCGCCGACGGCTGCTGCTGGCGGCGATGGACTACCTGGACCAGTCCGGTCAGGCAGAGGCAATTCCCGATCTGCCGGTGAACGATGTCGCGGCGATGACACGGGTCTCCCGGGAGCTGACGCCTCAGCAGACGGGCGCCGGATCCGGCTCGCTCGTGTTGCGTTCCCGAATCGCGGAGCTGCGCGCCGGGCGCGAGCAGGCCGAGCGGATGCGGCGATCCAAGGCTTCCTCGTTGGACGCCGGCCTCGTCGTGCGGGTCCAGGCCCGAGTCGATCAGGCTGTGACCACACCAGACGCCGAGATGGCATTCGACTCGCATCAGCCGTCCATCTAA
- a CDS encoding phage tail tip lysozyme, which produces MAADQPNRSSKKGTTKDQPDASVSQRMPRQGRGTKSLGHKEGIEKPPSGKATVPKQLPGREADSSGPSGPSDTANTAPKMSEAGSKIPDSAGTAGKTAGAAQAGATTTGAAKAGAANPGATKAGATKAGAAKAGATKAGATKAGAAKAGATKAGATKAGAAKAGATNPGATNTEAANPGATTTGATNTGTANPGATTTGATTTGAANAGAAKAGATNTEAANSGAAKAGATFKQGMNGVAGNLAGGATQKAIEGDGSSATRRNAGRYAGAAVSGAVAGAQAGGLPGAAVGAAKNVAVEGAQDAVKGVSKATGGSPDAKPADQRELGVGGTGYERGATKDGEGLGSKAAKGAAVGGGAAAAPPAMGVIMAMALLNWLKSMFFAAMAMALNAGKLLWMLIVNIVKAVGHAIAAPFVAIGSFIAKGAGAVLGIAVTATMAPVAAAMSGVVAVTATVALLGAVLTGVLNSTALTEGGINASRAACVVNAGSVGNGSGATVPADVEKNAKEIYSVLSSWGMPKANIAGILGNWSQESGIDPTSVQNFPTGTYAMTAAKASAAQNTDNGIGLGQWTFGRNTLLRQYAQGKGVDWFTIKAQLAFMVDGDNPGDVAVFKDMLRKSQGSPRAAALHFHENWERSADGAAGVAARGDKAEMWFGKMSGWSVDSSIVGGVEDIVGGIIENIANGINTILGNCTSTDGGSVSPKDGGMTQEEAQALVDLFNKEGDKFLDDRYGPGGGPGSCGDNHAMNCVSFSTYFVNKYTTFQAYPSGDGKETAYTIARETGKTLQSTPVPYSVGSGPGSTPVGHTLVVLGVQGDKVILGEAGYCAYMGRVRVDSAARLAAQGWKFVDMSDAMLTSDKIKKA; this is translated from the coding sequence ATGGCCGCCGACCAACCGAATCGGAGCTCCAAGAAGGGGACGACGAAGGACCAGCCGGACGCGTCGGTGAGTCAGCGGATGCCCCGGCAGGGTCGCGGGACCAAGAGCCTCGGCCATAAGGAGGGCATCGAGAAGCCTCCTTCGGGTAAGGCCACCGTGCCCAAGCAGCTCCCGGGGCGGGAAGCTGATTCTTCCGGTCCTTCTGGCCCATCGGACACGGCGAACACTGCGCCGAAGATGTCGGAGGCTGGGTCGAAGATACCGGACAGTGCAGGCACCGCAGGCAAGACAGCTGGGGCTGCGCAGGCCGGGGCGACGACTACCGGGGCCGCGAAGGCCGGGGCCGCGAATCCCGGAGCGACGAAAGCCGGGGCGACGAAAGCCGGGGCCGCAAAGGCCGGAGCGACGAAAGCCGGGGCGACGAAAGCCGGGGCCGCAAAGGCCGGAGCGACGAAAGCCGGGGCGACGAAAGCCGGGGCCGCAAAGGCCGGAGCGACGAATCCCGGAGCGACGAATACCGAGGCCGCGAATCCCGGGGCGACGACTACCGGAGCGACGAATACCGGGACCGCGAATCCCGGAGCGACGACTACCGGAGCGACGACTACCGGGGCCGCAAACGCCGGGGCCGCGAAGGCCGGAGCGACGAATACCGAGGCCGCGAATTCCGGGGCCGCGAAGGCCGGGGCGACGTTCAAGCAGGGTATGAACGGCGTCGCCGGCAACCTGGCCGGAGGCGCGACCCAGAAGGCGATCGAAGGAGACGGCAGCAGCGCGACCCGTCGCAACGCCGGGCGTTACGCGGGAGCCGCTGTCTCCGGTGCCGTGGCCGGCGCACAGGCTGGCGGGCTTCCGGGAGCCGCCGTTGGCGCAGCGAAGAACGTCGCTGTCGAGGGGGCCCAGGACGCGGTCAAGGGCGTGTCCAAGGCCACCGGCGGCAGCCCGGACGCCAAGCCGGCCGACCAGCGCGAGCTGGGTGTCGGCGGCACGGGCTACGAGCGCGGTGCGACGAAGGACGGCGAGGGCCTGGGCTCGAAGGCGGCCAAGGGCGCCGCCGTCGGCGGTGGTGCGGCTGCTGCTCCGCCAGCCATGGGCGTGATCATGGCCATGGCCTTACTGAACTGGCTCAAGTCCATGTTCTTCGCAGCCATGGCGATGGCCCTCAACGCCGGGAAGCTGCTGTGGATGCTCATTGTCAACATCGTCAAGGCGGTTGGTCATGCGATCGCTGCGCCGTTCGTGGCGATCGGCAGCTTCATAGCCAAGGGGGCCGGCGCGGTCCTGGGCATCGCCGTCACCGCGACGATGGCCCCTGTGGCGGCAGCGATGTCGGGTGTGGTCGCGGTGACTGCCACCGTGGCCCTGCTGGGCGCGGTCTTGACCGGTGTCCTCAACTCGACGGCGTTGACCGAGGGCGGCATCAACGCGAGCAGGGCGGCGTGCGTCGTCAACGCGGGTAGCGTCGGCAACGGTTCCGGTGCCACCGTCCCGGCGGACGTGGAGAAGAACGCCAAGGAGATCTACTCGGTACTCAGTAGTTGGGGGATGCCGAAGGCGAACATCGCGGGCATCCTCGGAAACTGGTCGCAGGAGTCTGGGATCGACCCGACGAGTGTGCAGAACTTTCCGACGGGGACGTATGCCATGACCGCCGCGAAGGCCAGCGCCGCGCAGAACACGGACAACGGTATCGGTCTTGGGCAGTGGACGTTCGGCCGCAACACGCTGCTGCGCCAGTACGCGCAGGGCAAGGGCGTCGACTGGTTCACGATCAAGGCCCAGTTGGCCTTCATGGTCGATGGTGACAACCCGGGCGACGTTGCGGTCTTCAAGGACATGCTCAGGAAGTCGCAGGGCTCGCCGCGTGCGGCAGCGCTGCACTTTCACGAGAACTGGGAGCGCTCCGCTGACGGCGCGGCCGGGGTCGCTGCACGAGGCGACAAGGCCGAGATGTGGTTCGGCAAGATGAGCGGCTGGTCGGTCGACAGCTCGATCGTGGGTGGCGTCGAGGACATCGTCGGCGGGATCATCGAGAACATAGCGAACGGGATCAACACGATCCTGGGAAACTGCACCTCCACGGACGGCGGTTCCGTCTCGCCGAAGGACGGCGGGATGACGCAGGAGGAGGCCCAGGCCCTCGTCGACCTCTTCAACAAGGAGGGCGACAAGTTCCTCGACGACCGGTACGGTCCGGGCGGCGGCCCTGGTTCCTGCGGCGACAACCACGCAATGAACTGCGTGAGCTTCTCCACCTACTTCGTGAACAAGTACACGACGTTCCAGGCCTACCCGTCCGGTGATGGCAAGGAGACGGCCTACACGATCGCGAGGGAGACCGGCAAGACGTTGCAGTCGACCCCTGTCCCCTACTCGGTCGGGTCCGGGCCGGGATCCACTCCCGTCGGCCACACCCTCGTGGTGCTCGGCGTCCAGGGGGACAAGGTCATCCTCGGTGAGGCTGGCTACTGCGCCTACATGGGCCGGGTCCGCGTCGACAGCGCGGCGCGGTTGGCTGCCCAGGGCTGGAAGTTCGTGGATATGTCGGATGCGATGCTCACCTCCGACAAGATCAAAAAGGCCTGA
- a CDS encoding helix-turn-helix domain-containing protein: MNPLPGDLFARRLRQERERLGISQAELARRMAALLGTNVDSTAITRIEQQTRAVRLDEAVTAAEALGVPLITLVSDNYARENEAEIQKQLAELAIAEQEQERLRQKIHRITQTIQQLSAEREAFRSHALSVNPETAGDHELDPEPQASLDVRMRVVRNKPAGEGTGLGA; this comes from the coding sequence ATGAATCCACTGCCCGGTGACCTTTTCGCCCGCCGGCTTCGCCAAGAGCGCGAACGCCTCGGCATCAGCCAGGCAGAGCTAGCGCGCCGTATGGCCGCACTGCTTGGCACGAACGTTGACTCCACCGCCATCACGCGCATCGAGCAGCAGACCCGTGCGGTCAGGCTCGACGAGGCGGTCACCGCTGCCGAGGCTCTCGGGGTTCCGCTGATCACACTGGTCAGCGACAACTACGCCCGGGAAAACGAGGCTGAGATCCAGAAACAGCTCGCCGAGCTCGCCATCGCCGAGCAGGAGCAGGAGAGGCTGCGGCAGAAGATCCACCGGATCACCCAGACCATCCAGCAACTCTCCGCCGAGCGGGAGGCCTTCCGCTCTCACGCGCTGAGCGTCAACCCTGAAACCGCCGGCGACCACGAGCTCGACCCTGAGCCCCAGGCCTCTCTCGATGTCCGGATGCGTGTTGTCCGCAACAAGCCGGCCGGAGAGGGGACAGGCCTAGGCGCATGA
- a CDS encoding GNAT family N-acetyltransferase: protein MIKTSVTMRELVVSDFHAVHAFAGLPEACRYQAWGPNTEEQTRDFVQGAVDARLQSPQARFVYAACLDGEVVGIGELKVRSLAHRQGEISYLVHPRVWGRGVGTAIGGELLGRGFGLRALHRIYATCDPRNVASARVLGKLGMTHEGRHRHTALIRDGWRDSEVFGILDQEWAHRPGPE, encoded by the coding sequence GTGATCAAAACCTCGGTGACTATGCGCGAGCTCGTTGTCAGTGACTTCCACGCTGTGCATGCCTTCGCCGGCCTGCCGGAGGCTTGCCGCTACCAGGCGTGGGGGCCGAACACCGAGGAACAGACGCGGGACTTCGTCCAAGGCGCGGTGGATGCCCGGCTGCAGTCCCCGCAGGCAAGATTCGTGTATGCGGCCTGCCTCGACGGTGAAGTCGTCGGTATCGGCGAGCTGAAGGTCCGTAGCCTGGCCCACCGTCAGGGCGAGATCTCCTATCTCGTACATCCTCGGGTGTGGGGTCGAGGCGTGGGCACAGCCATCGGCGGGGAACTTCTCGGCAGAGGGTTTGGGCTGAGGGCACTGCACCGGATCTATGCGACCTGCGATCCTCGCAACGTCGCATCGGCCCGGGTGCTGGGCAAGCTCGGCATGACCCACGAGGGTCGACACCGGCACACCGCGCTGATCCGGGACGGCTGGCGTGACTCCGAAGTCTTCGGCATCCTCGACCAGGAATGGGCGCACCGGCCCGGGCCTGAATGA